From one Oscillatoria sp. FACHB-1407 genomic stretch:
- the larE gene encoding ATP-dependent sacrificial sulfur transferase LarE gives MLSQKLDRLQKLFAEMNQALIAYSGGIDSTLVAKIAHDVLGDRALAVTAESPSLLPEDLEDARIQAAEIGIRHEVVRTHELENPNYASNPVNRCYFCKSELHDTLKPLALKWGYPYVVDGVNADDLSDYRPGIQAAKERGVRSPLAEVGVTKLEVRELAKQLGLPWWDKPAQPCLSSRFPYGEEITIHKLQRVGRAERYLRTLGLKNLRVRSEADTARIELPPEQIKEFVLTTDLPTLVNEFQSYGFVYVTLDLEGYRSGKLNQVLQLTH, from the coding sequence ATGCTGTCGCAGAAATTAGATCGGCTGCAAAAGCTCTTTGCCGAAATGAATCAGGCTTTGATTGCTTATTCTGGGGGCATTGATAGTACCCTGGTCGCCAAAATTGCCCATGATGTGTTGGGCGATCGCGCCTTAGCCGTCACCGCAGAGTCACCCTCGTTGCTGCCAGAAGATCTGGAAGATGCCCGCATTCAAGCCGCAGAGATTGGCATTCGTCATGAGGTCGTGCGAACTCATGAGTTGGAGAATCCCAACTACGCCAGCAATCCGGTCAATCGCTGCTATTTTTGCAAAAGTGAGTTGCACGACACACTGAAACCCTTGGCATTGAAGTGGGGCTATCCCTATGTGGTGGATGGGGTCAACGCCGATGATCTATCCGACTATCGACCCGGCATTCAAGCGGCAAAAGAACGGGGCGTGCGATCGCCTCTAGCAGAGGTTGGGGTGACAAAGCTGGAGGTGCGAGAACTGGCAAAACAGTTAGGGCTACCCTGGTGGGATAAACCTGCTCAACCCTGTCTCAGTTCCCGATTTCCCTATGGGGAAGAGATCACGATTCACAAGTTGCAGCGAGTGGGCAGAGCCGAACGCTATCTCCGCACATTAGGACTGAAAAACCTGCGGGTGCGATCTGAGGCAGATACCGCTAGAATCGAACTTCCTCCAGAGCAAATCAAAGAATTTGTCCTCACGACTGATTTACCAACTCTTGTGAACGAGTTTCAATCCTATGGGTTCGTCTATGTCACTTTAGACTTAGAAGGTTATCGTAGTGGCAAGCTCAATCAAGTCTTACAACTCACACATTAA